The Arachis hypogaea cultivar Tifrunner chromosome 19, arahy.Tifrunner.gnm2.J5K5, whole genome shotgun sequence genome has a window encoding:
- the LOC112780002 gene encoding uncharacterized protein isoform X3, translating into MERFGVRGDPLYPNGGSPDHVAVGIRGGAVGVATHKQNRHRRSARSERGWRVPVPAILLFLFLVLVLTVVTFSYISREEISNGGDIADDSKAESDFLTNIPRIEKKVLEFGQGSGGHGRDSRYWDRDDRRRDDDYNEDMMKQTGGDTGDEKAEVVLLKKKKNDVKSSQGYSDTGVKRKGTGLYNEAGRHELRRYEEEYEASLKNAGRSGEGDGKMSHDSDLNKKNAMDDIDDDYDDFFDFHESEVDDSDNSKHVRGKVSSSNVVALDNGFQQESHDSFDAGTNDDDISEGDGGASFSNKRKASSSKKSQPETKRKSRHRKFSGSCEMKLLNSTTQLVEPLESRKFARFNLHYTETEEKPEGVEEWVPRFGGHQSLEERENSFFARDQNINCGFVRGPQGYPSTGFDLAEDDASYISRCHIAVISCIFGNSDRLRVPAYKTITRLSRKNVCFVMFTDEITVRTLTAEGHVPDRMGFIGFWKLVVVKNLPYDDMRRVGKIPKLLPHRLFPFARYSIWLDSKLRLQLDPYLILEYFLWRKGYEFAISNHYDRHCVWEEVAQNKKLNKYNHTVIDEQFAFYKADGLQRFNASDPNKLLPSNVPEGSFIIRAHTPMSNLFSCLWFNEVDRFTPRDQLSFAYTYQKLRRMNPDKPFHLNMFKDCERRHIAKLFRHRMDEKRRVAQKATE; encoded by the exons ATGGAGAGGTTTGGGGTGAGAGGGGATCCACTCTACCCCAACGGTGGTTCCCCCGATCACGTTGCCGTCGGGATTCGTGGCGGAGCCGTTGGCGTCGCCACTCACAAGCAGAATCGGCACCGGCGATCGGCGCGATCCGAAAGGGGCTGGCGGGTTCCGGTTCCGGCGATCCTCCTCTTCCTGTTCCTCGTACTCGTCCTCACTGTCGTCACGTTTTCTTACATTTCTAGAGAAG AAATAAGTAATGGTGGTGATATTGCCGATGATTCAAAGGCCGAGTCTGATTTTCTTACAAATATACCACGGATAGAGAAGAAAGTTCTTGAGTTTGGCCAGGGTTCTGGGGGACATGGTCGAGATTCGAGATATTGGGATAGGGATGATAGGAGAAGGGATGATGATTACAATGAGGATATGATGAAGCAGACTGGTGGGGATACTGGCGATGAAAAAGCAGAAGTTGTTTTacttaagaagaagaagaatgatgttaaGTCTTCTCAGGGTTATTCTGACACAGGTGTAAAGCGAAAAGGCACTGGCTTATATAATGAAGCTGGACGCCATGAATTGAGAAGGTATGAAGAGGAATATGAGGCCTCTTTGAAGAATGCAGGACGCTCAGGAGAAGGTGATGGCAAAATGTCACATGATTCTGACCTAAACAAGAAGAATGCAATGGATGATATTGATGATGACTATGATGACTTTTTCGATTTCCATGAATCTGAAGTCGATGACTCTGACAACAGTAAACATGTTAGAGGGAAGGTTTCTAGTTCCAATGTAGTAGCATTGGACAATGGATTCCAACAAGAATCCCATGATTCCTTTGATGCTGGAACTAATGACGATGATATTTCTGAGGGTGATGGAGGAGCATCTttctcaaacaaaagaaaagcaagctcAAGCAAAAAGTCTCAACCGGAAACAAAAAGGAAATCCAGGCACCGTAAGTTTTCAG GATCCTGTGAGATGAAGCTGTTAAACTCAACTACACAACTTGTAGAGCCACTAGAAAGCCGAAAATTTGCACGATTTAACTTACACTACACAGAGACAGAAGAGAAGCCTGAGGGCGTGGAAGAGTGGGTGCCCAGATTTGGTGGCCATCAGAGCTTGGAAGAGAGGGAAAATTCATTTTTTGCACGTGATCAGAATATAAACTGTGGTTTTGTTCGAGGTCCTCAGGGTTACCCTAGCACTGGATTTGACTTGGCAGAAGATGATGCAAGTTACATTAGCAGATGCCATATTGCTGTGATTTCGTGCATATTTGGCAATTCTGATCGGTTGAGGGTTCCAGCCTACAAAACG ATCACTCGTTTGTCAAGGAAGAATGTGTGCTTTGTGATGTTTACCGATGAGATTACGGTACGAACCCTTACTGCCGAAGGCCATGTGCCTGATAGGATGGGTTTCATTGGCTTTTGGAAGTTAGTGGTAGTGAAGAACCTGCCTTATGACGATATGCGGAGAGTGGGTAAAATACCTAAGTTATTGCCACATcggcttttcccttttgctag GTATTCGATTTGGTTGGACAGCAAATTACGTCTTCAGCTTGATCCATATCTGATCTTAGAGTACTTCTTGTGGCGAAAGGGTTATGAATTTGCGATATCCAATCACTATGATCGGCATTGTGTGTGGGAAGAGGTAGCACAAAACAAGAAACTAAACAAGTATAACCATACAGTTATAGATGAACAATTCGCATTTTACAAGGCCGATGGACTGCAAAGATTTAATGCATCAGATCCAAACAAGCTTCTCCCAAGCA ATGTACCTGAAGGTTCCTTTATTATAAGGGCACACACCCCAATGTCAAATTTGTTCTCATGTCTTTGGTTCAACGAAGTCGACCGGTTTACTCCTCGTGATCAGCTAAGTTTTGCATACACTTATCAGAAGCTGAGAAGGATGAATCCAGACAAACCCTTTCATCTTAACATGTTCAAg GATTGTGAAAGAAGACACATAGCCAAGTTGTTCCGACATAGGATGGACGAGAAG
- the LOC112780006 gene encoding uncharacterized protein isoform X1, with protein sequence MQLFSLLFSSPQNSVFHFNGDWGFEPQRKCVDTNMDTFNFASFALSGPSGMLGKQLNSPLLTTDSATLFCHYKADLSAASSSIPSFPKATWASNVSMKHRILHSTAQIENIITSDEDQSMWEASRQALSAFNFSDEEKDKILGKAFGLVHSPYWGEERKTEVPKYETVNAVLDYLRSLNLSEDDMFKLLKKFPEVLGCKLEEELKANIKILDEQWGIKGKSLRNLLLRNPKVLGYNVDCKGDCMAQCTRCWVRF encoded by the exons ATGCAATTATTTTCTCTGCTGTTCTCTTCACCACAAAATAGTGTGTTCCATTTTAATGGTGATTGGGGATTCGAACCACAACGCAAGTGCGTAGATACAAACATGGATACCTTCAATTTCGCATCTTTCGCACTTTCTGGTCCCTCCG GGATGCTGGGAAAACAGTTGAATTCCCCTCTACTTACTACAGATTCTGCAACACTGTTCTGCCATTACAAG GCTGATCTTTCTGCTGCTTCATCAAGTATTCCAAGTTTTCCAAAAGCAACATGGGCCTCAAATGTTTCCATGAAACATCGGATTTTACATTCAACTGCACAGATAGAAAATATAATCACTAGTGATGAAGATCAGAGTATGTGGGAAGCATCTAGACAAGCTCTTTCTGCATTTAACTTCAGCGATGAAGAGAAGGACAAGATACTTGGAAAAGCATTTGGCCTTGTTCATTCGCCTTATTGGGGAGAGGAACGTAAGACTGAAGTTCCCAAATATGAGACAGTAAATGCTGTATTAGACTACCTGAGGAGCTTAAATCTTTCTGAGGATGACATGTTCAAGTTGCTCAAAAAGTTTCCGGAGGTTCTTGGATGCAAGTTGGAGGAAGAATTGAAAGCTAATATAAAGATCCTGGACGAACAGTGGGGTATTAAAGGAAAATCTCTCAGGAACCTCCTCCTTCGAAATCCGAAGGTTTTGGGTTATAATGTTGATTGTAAAGGAGACTGCATGGCACAATGCACTAGATGCTGGGTTCGTTTCTAG
- the LOC112780002 gene encoding uncharacterized protein isoform X1, with translation MAQQRQSGMERFGVRGDPLYPNGGSPDHVAVGIRGGAVGVATHKQNRHRRSARSERGWRVPVPAILLFLFLVLVLTVVTFSYISREEISNGGDIADDSKAESDFLTNIPRIEKKVLEFGQGSGGHGRDSRYWDRDDRRRDDDYNEDMMKQTGGDTGDEKAEVVLLKKKKNDVKSSQGYSDTGVKRKGTGLYNEAGRHELRRYEEEYEASLKNAGRSGEGDGKMSHDSDLNKKNAMDDIDDDYDDFFDFHESEVDDSDNSKHVRGKVSSSNVVALDNGFQQESHDSFDAGTNDDDISEGDGGASFSNKRKASSSKKSQPETKRKSRHRKFSGSCEMKLLNSTTQLVEPLESRKFARFNLHYTETEEKPEGVEEWVPRFGGHQSLEERENSFFARDQNINCGFVRGPQGYPSTGFDLAEDDASYISRCHIAVISCIFGNSDRLRVPAYKTITRLSRKNVCFVMFTDEITVRTLTAEGHVPDRMGFIGFWKLVVVKNLPYDDMRRVGKIPKLLPHRLFPFARYSIWLDSKLRLQLDPYLILEYFLWRKGYEFAISNHYDRHCVWEEVAQNKKLNKYNHTVIDEQFAFYKADGLQRFNASDPNKLLPSNVPEGSFIIRAHTPMSNLFSCLWFNEVDRFTPRDQLSFAYTYQKLRRMNPDKPFHLNMFKDCERRHIAKLFRHRMDEKRRVAQKATE, from the exons ATGGCACAGCAAAGGCAATCGGGGATGGAGAGGTTTGGGGTGAGAGGGGATCCACTCTACCCCAACGGTGGTTCCCCCGATCACGTTGCCGTCGGGATTCGTGGCGGAGCCGTTGGCGTCGCCACTCACAAGCAGAATCGGCACCGGCGATCGGCGCGATCCGAAAGGGGCTGGCGGGTTCCGGTTCCGGCGATCCTCCTCTTCCTGTTCCTCGTACTCGTCCTCACTGTCGTCACGTTTTCTTACATTTCTAGAGAAG AAATAAGTAATGGTGGTGATATTGCCGATGATTCAAAGGCCGAGTCTGATTTTCTTACAAATATACCACGGATAGAGAAGAAAGTTCTTGAGTTTGGCCAGGGTTCTGGGGGACATGGTCGAGATTCGAGATATTGGGATAGGGATGATAGGAGAAGGGATGATGATTACAATGAGGATATGATGAAGCAGACTGGTGGGGATACTGGCGATGAAAAAGCAGAAGTTGTTTTacttaagaagaagaagaatgatgttaaGTCTTCTCAGGGTTATTCTGACACAGGTGTAAAGCGAAAAGGCACTGGCTTATATAATGAAGCTGGACGCCATGAATTGAGAAGGTATGAAGAGGAATATGAGGCCTCTTTGAAGAATGCAGGACGCTCAGGAGAAGGTGATGGCAAAATGTCACATGATTCTGACCTAAACAAGAAGAATGCAATGGATGATATTGATGATGACTATGATGACTTTTTCGATTTCCATGAATCTGAAGTCGATGACTCTGACAACAGTAAACATGTTAGAGGGAAGGTTTCTAGTTCCAATGTAGTAGCATTGGACAATGGATTCCAACAAGAATCCCATGATTCCTTTGATGCTGGAACTAATGACGATGATATTTCTGAGGGTGATGGAGGAGCATCTttctcaaacaaaagaaaagcaagctcAAGCAAAAAGTCTCAACCGGAAACAAAAAGGAAATCCAGGCACCGTAAGTTTTCAG GATCCTGTGAGATGAAGCTGTTAAACTCAACTACACAACTTGTAGAGCCACTAGAAAGCCGAAAATTTGCACGATTTAACTTACACTACACAGAGACAGAAGAGAAGCCTGAGGGCGTGGAAGAGTGGGTGCCCAGATTTGGTGGCCATCAGAGCTTGGAAGAGAGGGAAAATTCATTTTTTGCACGTGATCAGAATATAAACTGTGGTTTTGTTCGAGGTCCTCAGGGTTACCCTAGCACTGGATTTGACTTGGCAGAAGATGATGCAAGTTACATTAGCAGATGCCATATTGCTGTGATTTCGTGCATATTTGGCAATTCTGATCGGTTGAGGGTTCCAGCCTACAAAACG ATCACTCGTTTGTCAAGGAAGAATGTGTGCTTTGTGATGTTTACCGATGAGATTACGGTACGAACCCTTACTGCCGAAGGCCATGTGCCTGATAGGATGGGTTTCATTGGCTTTTGGAAGTTAGTGGTAGTGAAGAACCTGCCTTATGACGATATGCGGAGAGTGGGTAAAATACCTAAGTTATTGCCACATcggcttttcccttttgctag GTATTCGATTTGGTTGGACAGCAAATTACGTCTTCAGCTTGATCCATATCTGATCTTAGAGTACTTCTTGTGGCGAAAGGGTTATGAATTTGCGATATCCAATCACTATGATCGGCATTGTGTGTGGGAAGAGGTAGCACAAAACAAGAAACTAAACAAGTATAACCATACAGTTATAGATGAACAATTCGCATTTTACAAGGCCGATGGACTGCAAAGATTTAATGCATCAGATCCAAACAAGCTTCTCCCAAGCA ATGTACCTGAAGGTTCCTTTATTATAAGGGCACACACCCCAATGTCAAATTTGTTCTCATGTCTTTGGTTCAACGAAGTCGACCGGTTTACTCCTCGTGATCAGCTAAGTTTTGCATACACTTATCAGAAGCTGAGAAGGATGAATCCAGACAAACCCTTTCATCTTAACATGTTCAAg GATTGTGAAAGAAGACACATAGCCAAGTTGTTCCGACATAGGATGGACGAGAAG
- the LOC112780002 gene encoding uncharacterized protein isoform X2, producing MAQQRQSGMERFGVRGDPLYPNGGSPDHVAVGIRGGAVGVATHKQNRHRRSARSERGWRVPVPAILLFLFLVLVLTVVTFSYISREEISNGGDIADDSKAESDFLTNIPRIEKKVLEFGQGSGGHGRDSRYWDRDDRRRDDDYNEDMMKQTGGDTGDEKAEVVLLKKKKNDVKSSQGYSDTGVKRKGTGLYNEAGRHELRRYEEEYEASLKNAGRSGEGDGKMSHDSDLNKKNAMDDIDDDYDDFFDFHESEVDDSDNSKHVRGKVSSSNVVALDNGFQQESHDSFDAGTNDDDISEGDGGASFSNKRKASSSKKSQPETKRKSRHRSCEMKLLNSTTQLVEPLESRKFARFNLHYTETEEKPEGVEEWVPRFGGHQSLEERENSFFARDQNINCGFVRGPQGYPSTGFDLAEDDASYISRCHIAVISCIFGNSDRLRVPAYKTITRLSRKNVCFVMFTDEITVRTLTAEGHVPDRMGFIGFWKLVVVKNLPYDDMRRVGKIPKLLPHRLFPFARYSIWLDSKLRLQLDPYLILEYFLWRKGYEFAISNHYDRHCVWEEVAQNKKLNKYNHTVIDEQFAFYKADGLQRFNASDPNKLLPSNVPEGSFIIRAHTPMSNLFSCLWFNEVDRFTPRDQLSFAYTYQKLRRMNPDKPFHLNMFKDCERRHIAKLFRHRMDEKRRVAQKATE from the exons ATGGCACAGCAAAGGCAATCGGGGATGGAGAGGTTTGGGGTGAGAGGGGATCCACTCTACCCCAACGGTGGTTCCCCCGATCACGTTGCCGTCGGGATTCGTGGCGGAGCCGTTGGCGTCGCCACTCACAAGCAGAATCGGCACCGGCGATCGGCGCGATCCGAAAGGGGCTGGCGGGTTCCGGTTCCGGCGATCCTCCTCTTCCTGTTCCTCGTACTCGTCCTCACTGTCGTCACGTTTTCTTACATTTCTAGAGAAG AAATAAGTAATGGTGGTGATATTGCCGATGATTCAAAGGCCGAGTCTGATTTTCTTACAAATATACCACGGATAGAGAAGAAAGTTCTTGAGTTTGGCCAGGGTTCTGGGGGACATGGTCGAGATTCGAGATATTGGGATAGGGATGATAGGAGAAGGGATGATGATTACAATGAGGATATGATGAAGCAGACTGGTGGGGATACTGGCGATGAAAAAGCAGAAGTTGTTTTacttaagaagaagaagaatgatgttaaGTCTTCTCAGGGTTATTCTGACACAGGTGTAAAGCGAAAAGGCACTGGCTTATATAATGAAGCTGGACGCCATGAATTGAGAAGGTATGAAGAGGAATATGAGGCCTCTTTGAAGAATGCAGGACGCTCAGGAGAAGGTGATGGCAAAATGTCACATGATTCTGACCTAAACAAGAAGAATGCAATGGATGATATTGATGATGACTATGATGACTTTTTCGATTTCCATGAATCTGAAGTCGATGACTCTGACAACAGTAAACATGTTAGAGGGAAGGTTTCTAGTTCCAATGTAGTAGCATTGGACAATGGATTCCAACAAGAATCCCATGATTCCTTTGATGCTGGAACTAATGACGATGATATTTCTGAGGGTGATGGAGGAGCATCTttctcaaacaaaagaaaagcaagctcAAGCAAAAAGTCTCAACCGGAAACAAAAAGGAAATCCAGGCACC GATCCTGTGAGATGAAGCTGTTAAACTCAACTACACAACTTGTAGAGCCACTAGAAAGCCGAAAATTTGCACGATTTAACTTACACTACACAGAGACAGAAGAGAAGCCTGAGGGCGTGGAAGAGTGGGTGCCCAGATTTGGTGGCCATCAGAGCTTGGAAGAGAGGGAAAATTCATTTTTTGCACGTGATCAGAATATAAACTGTGGTTTTGTTCGAGGTCCTCAGGGTTACCCTAGCACTGGATTTGACTTGGCAGAAGATGATGCAAGTTACATTAGCAGATGCCATATTGCTGTGATTTCGTGCATATTTGGCAATTCTGATCGGTTGAGGGTTCCAGCCTACAAAACG ATCACTCGTTTGTCAAGGAAGAATGTGTGCTTTGTGATGTTTACCGATGAGATTACGGTACGAACCCTTACTGCCGAAGGCCATGTGCCTGATAGGATGGGTTTCATTGGCTTTTGGAAGTTAGTGGTAGTGAAGAACCTGCCTTATGACGATATGCGGAGAGTGGGTAAAATACCTAAGTTATTGCCACATcggcttttcccttttgctag GTATTCGATTTGGTTGGACAGCAAATTACGTCTTCAGCTTGATCCATATCTGATCTTAGAGTACTTCTTGTGGCGAAAGGGTTATGAATTTGCGATATCCAATCACTATGATCGGCATTGTGTGTGGGAAGAGGTAGCACAAAACAAGAAACTAAACAAGTATAACCATACAGTTATAGATGAACAATTCGCATTTTACAAGGCCGATGGACTGCAAAGATTTAATGCATCAGATCCAAACAAGCTTCTCCCAAGCA ATGTACCTGAAGGTTCCTTTATTATAAGGGCACACACCCCAATGTCAAATTTGTTCTCATGTCTTTGGTTCAACGAAGTCGACCGGTTTACTCCTCGTGATCAGCTAAGTTTTGCATACACTTATCAGAAGCTGAGAAGGATGAATCCAGACAAACCCTTTCATCTTAACATGTTCAAg GATTGTGAAAGAAGACACATAGCCAAGTTGTTCCGACATAGGATGGACGAGAAG
- the LOC112780002 gene encoding uncharacterized protein isoform X4, whose protein sequence is MERFGVRGDPLYPNGGSPDHVAVGIRGGAVGVATHKQNRHRRSARSERGWRVPVPAILLFLFLVLVLTVVTFSYISREEISNGGDIADDSKAESDFLTNIPRIEKKVLEFGQGSGGHGRDSRYWDRDDRRRDDDYNEDMMKQTGGDTGDEKAEVVLLKKKKNDVKSSQGYSDTGVKRKGTGLYNEAGRHELRRYEEEYEASLKNAGRSGEGDGKMSHDSDLNKKNAMDDIDDDYDDFFDFHESEVDDSDNSKHVRGKVSSSNVVALDNGFQQESHDSFDAGTNDDDISEGDGGASFSNKRKASSSKKSQPETKRKSRHRSCEMKLLNSTTQLVEPLESRKFARFNLHYTETEEKPEGVEEWVPRFGGHQSLEERENSFFARDQNINCGFVRGPQGYPSTGFDLAEDDASYISRCHIAVISCIFGNSDRLRVPAYKTITRLSRKNVCFVMFTDEITVRTLTAEGHVPDRMGFIGFWKLVVVKNLPYDDMRRVGKIPKLLPHRLFPFARYSIWLDSKLRLQLDPYLILEYFLWRKGYEFAISNHYDRHCVWEEVAQNKKLNKYNHTVIDEQFAFYKADGLQRFNASDPNKLLPSNVPEGSFIIRAHTPMSNLFSCLWFNEVDRFTPRDQLSFAYTYQKLRRMNPDKPFHLNMFKDCERRHIAKLFRHRMDEKRRVAQKATE, encoded by the exons ATGGAGAGGTTTGGGGTGAGAGGGGATCCACTCTACCCCAACGGTGGTTCCCCCGATCACGTTGCCGTCGGGATTCGTGGCGGAGCCGTTGGCGTCGCCACTCACAAGCAGAATCGGCACCGGCGATCGGCGCGATCCGAAAGGGGCTGGCGGGTTCCGGTTCCGGCGATCCTCCTCTTCCTGTTCCTCGTACTCGTCCTCACTGTCGTCACGTTTTCTTACATTTCTAGAGAAG AAATAAGTAATGGTGGTGATATTGCCGATGATTCAAAGGCCGAGTCTGATTTTCTTACAAATATACCACGGATAGAGAAGAAAGTTCTTGAGTTTGGCCAGGGTTCTGGGGGACATGGTCGAGATTCGAGATATTGGGATAGGGATGATAGGAGAAGGGATGATGATTACAATGAGGATATGATGAAGCAGACTGGTGGGGATACTGGCGATGAAAAAGCAGAAGTTGTTTTacttaagaagaagaagaatgatgttaaGTCTTCTCAGGGTTATTCTGACACAGGTGTAAAGCGAAAAGGCACTGGCTTATATAATGAAGCTGGACGCCATGAATTGAGAAGGTATGAAGAGGAATATGAGGCCTCTTTGAAGAATGCAGGACGCTCAGGAGAAGGTGATGGCAAAATGTCACATGATTCTGACCTAAACAAGAAGAATGCAATGGATGATATTGATGATGACTATGATGACTTTTTCGATTTCCATGAATCTGAAGTCGATGACTCTGACAACAGTAAACATGTTAGAGGGAAGGTTTCTAGTTCCAATGTAGTAGCATTGGACAATGGATTCCAACAAGAATCCCATGATTCCTTTGATGCTGGAACTAATGACGATGATATTTCTGAGGGTGATGGAGGAGCATCTttctcaaacaaaagaaaagcaagctcAAGCAAAAAGTCTCAACCGGAAACAAAAAGGAAATCCAGGCACC GATCCTGTGAGATGAAGCTGTTAAACTCAACTACACAACTTGTAGAGCCACTAGAAAGCCGAAAATTTGCACGATTTAACTTACACTACACAGAGACAGAAGAGAAGCCTGAGGGCGTGGAAGAGTGGGTGCCCAGATTTGGTGGCCATCAGAGCTTGGAAGAGAGGGAAAATTCATTTTTTGCACGTGATCAGAATATAAACTGTGGTTTTGTTCGAGGTCCTCAGGGTTACCCTAGCACTGGATTTGACTTGGCAGAAGATGATGCAAGTTACATTAGCAGATGCCATATTGCTGTGATTTCGTGCATATTTGGCAATTCTGATCGGTTGAGGGTTCCAGCCTACAAAACG ATCACTCGTTTGTCAAGGAAGAATGTGTGCTTTGTGATGTTTACCGATGAGATTACGGTACGAACCCTTACTGCCGAAGGCCATGTGCCTGATAGGATGGGTTTCATTGGCTTTTGGAAGTTAGTGGTAGTGAAGAACCTGCCTTATGACGATATGCGGAGAGTGGGTAAAATACCTAAGTTATTGCCACATcggcttttcccttttgctag GTATTCGATTTGGTTGGACAGCAAATTACGTCTTCAGCTTGATCCATATCTGATCTTAGAGTACTTCTTGTGGCGAAAGGGTTATGAATTTGCGATATCCAATCACTATGATCGGCATTGTGTGTGGGAAGAGGTAGCACAAAACAAGAAACTAAACAAGTATAACCATACAGTTATAGATGAACAATTCGCATTTTACAAGGCCGATGGACTGCAAAGATTTAATGCATCAGATCCAAACAAGCTTCTCCCAAGCA ATGTACCTGAAGGTTCCTTTATTATAAGGGCACACACCCCAATGTCAAATTTGTTCTCATGTCTTTGGTTCAACGAAGTCGACCGGTTTACTCCTCGTGATCAGCTAAGTTTTGCATACACTTATCAGAAGCTGAGAAGGATGAATCCAGACAAACCCTTTCATCTTAACATGTTCAAg GATTGTGAAAGAAGACACATAGCCAAGTTGTTCCGACATAGGATGGACGAGAAG
- the LOC112780006 gene encoding uncharacterized protein isoform X2, with protein MLGKQLNSPLLTTDSATLFCHYKADLSAASSSIPSFPKATWASNVSMKHRILHSTAQIENIITSDEDQSMWEASRQALSAFNFSDEEKDKILGKAFGLVHSPYWGEERKTEVPKYETVNAVLDYLRSLNLSEDDMFKLLKKFPEVLGCKLEEELKANIKILDEQWGIKGKSLRNLLLRNPKVLGYNVDCKGDCMAQCTRCWVRF; from the exons ATGCTGGGAAAACAGTTGAATTCCCCTCTACTTACTACAGATTCTGCAACACTGTTCTGCCATTACAAG GCTGATCTTTCTGCTGCTTCATCAAGTATTCCAAGTTTTCCAAAAGCAACATGGGCCTCAAATGTTTCCATGAAACATCGGATTTTACATTCAACTGCACAGATAGAAAATATAATCACTAGTGATGAAGATCAGAGTATGTGGGAAGCATCTAGACAAGCTCTTTCTGCATTTAACTTCAGCGATGAAGAGAAGGACAAGATACTTGGAAAAGCATTTGGCCTTGTTCATTCGCCTTATTGGGGAGAGGAACGTAAGACTGAAGTTCCCAAATATGAGACAGTAAATGCTGTATTAGACTACCTGAGGAGCTTAAATCTTTCTGAGGATGACATGTTCAAGTTGCTCAAAAAGTTTCCGGAGGTTCTTGGATGCAAGTTGGAGGAAGAATTGAAAGCTAATATAAAGATCCTGGACGAACAGTGGGGTATTAAAGGAAAATCTCTCAGGAACCTCCTCCTTCGAAATCCGAAGGTTTTGGGTTATAATGTTGATTGTAAAGGAGACTGCATGGCACAATGCACTAGATGCTGGGTTCGTTTCTAG